The following are encoded together in the Deltaproteobacteria bacterium genome:
- the modA gene encoding molybdate ABC transporter substrate-binding protein: MKKCFWCYVLILIFLSGSVCPVAFAGEEELTTYVAAGLKKPMDVVIENFRKENENIKVVANYASSGSLYAQIREGQPCDLYFSADWLYIEKIKKDRKLAEGMKFLKDHEVLIVSKTGEGKVKSVKDLTRKGVVLVIADPQAPNGAYAERALKNLGIWEEINAAGILKARPSTVHQVAIMVKEDQADAAIIFQSVAKGHKLKIVEMISLDLTGEIIFAAAIIKGGNQKLAKEFYDFARRHIAVFTQYGWQPYE, from the coding sequence ATGAAAAAATGTTTCTGGTGTTACGTGTTGATCCTGATTTTTTTGTCGGGAAGTGTTTGCCCAGTTGCCTTTGCCGGGGAGGAAGAATTAACCACATACGTGGCAGCCGGCTTGAAAAAACCGATGGATGTGGTCATCGAGAATTTTCGAAAGGAAAATGAAAACATCAAGGTGGTAGCCAATTATGCCTCTTCGGGGTCGCTTTATGCCCAGATCAGAGAGGGACAACCCTGCGACCTCTATTTCAGCGCCGACTGGCTGTATATCGAAAAGATCAAAAAGGATCGGAAACTGGCCGAGGGAATGAAGTTCTTAAAGGACCATGAAGTCCTGATCGTTTCCAAGACAGGAGAAGGAAAGGTCAAATCCGTCAAGGATTTGACCAGAAAGGGCGTTGTCCTGGTCATTGCCGACCCCCAGGCTCCGAATGGGGCCTATGCGGAGAGGGCCTTGAAAAACCTGGGCATCTGGGAAGAGATCAATGCCGCGGGCATTTTGAAGGCGCGGCCTTCCACCGTACACCAGGTGGCCATCATGGTGAAGGAAGACCAGGCGGACGCGGCCATCATTTTCCAGAGCGTGGCAAAGGGCCATAAACTCAAAATCGTGGAAATGATCTCCCTGGATCTCACCGGTGAGATCATTTTCGCCGCGGCCATCATCAAGGGCGGGAATCAAAAACTGGCAAAGGAGTTTTACGATTTTGCCCGCCGCCATATAGCGGTGTTTACCCAATACGGATGGCAACCGTATGAATAA
- a CDS encoding ABC transporter permease: MNKLNKNIVAVLFTPLFLLLIVYPLIALLARLEWTGTLKTFADSYFWLSVRNTLCAGLLAALLSLVLAVGFGYCYLFLRHTLIYKVANLMNDLPIALPHTVAGLTLLIAFGRKNFGFIGETGLAFTLVAVVLAMFFVSYPLAARTVASGMDKMETEMIDVARTLGDTPVKAYFRVVLPTLGEALFSGFVLAFSRSLSEFAAVVMFGGNLPGSTQVLASYVFTKVEEGELEMAVTASAFCIFLSLLIVAALSLRRRVWHAKG; this comes from the coding sequence ATGAATAAATTGAATAAAAATATCGTTGCGGTGCTTTTCACGCCGCTGTTTTTATTGCTGATCGTTTACCCCCTGATCGCCCTTCTGGCGCGCCTGGAATGGACAGGCACCCTGAAGACTTTTGCGGACAGCTATTTCTGGTTAAGCGTTCGGAACACCCTTTGTGCCGGCCTGCTGGCCGCCCTTCTAAGTCTGGTCCTGGCCGTCGGCTTTGGCTATTGCTATCTATTTTTAAGGCACACCCTGATCTACAAGGTGGCCAACTTGATGAATGACCTGCCCATTGCCCTCCCCCATACAGTAGCCGGTCTGACCCTTCTGATAGCCTTCGGCAGGAAGAACTTCGGTTTTATCGGAGAGACCGGCCTGGCATTCACCCTGGTGGCGGTGGTGCTGGCCATGTTTTTTGTATCCTATCCGCTGGCGGCCCGGACCGTGGCCTCCGGAATGGACAAAATGGAAACGGAAATGATCGATGTCGCAAGAACTCTGGGAGATACACCGGTCAAGGCCTACTTTCGGGTGGTCCTCCCCACGCTGGGGGAGGCATTGTTTTCCGGCTTTGTGCTGGCCTTTTCCCGTTCCTTAAGCGAATTCGCCGCTGTTGTCATGTTCGGGGGGAACTTGCCGGGAAGCACCCAGGTGCTCGCCTCCTATGTCTTTACCAAAGTGGAGGAAGGGGAACTGGAAATGGCGGTCACGGCCAGCGCCTTTTGTATCTTTCTTTCTCTATTGATTGTGGCGGCCCTGAGCCTGAGGAGGAGGGTGTGGCATGCTAAAGGTTGA